One genomic window of bacterium includes the following:
- a CDS encoding peptidoglycan DD-metalloendopeptidase family protein — MIRRLTLVVLALLLIGQAMPVAAQESEDVKQQRKELEKIQKDVSRSRQKLDSLRQEEARVQKALTDYDKRLAKEQQTLTKLGRDLTRLQKNIKDAESQFSSRQQSLDLTRRRFLGSLRQFYLTTPRLAADLVNHPSTEYQTNRKLIYLTALVNFEQGNLAQASQIFDQSLQELEKLSSQQGKVTKQKKRRESTVALEKSRKQKQEKALDRLVQMKQQEADRITMLQQAAKEMESIVARLEAKQKKKAEESPETQYEPTVDFAVLQGALRAPYKGTITVRYGSSVDATTKLKSFSPGITIQGDPGGSVAAVAAGQVAYTGNLRGYGNFVIINHDNEHYTTYAGLSQILVTTDQVIRAGDLVGSANAEGVVKFELRRGKQSLNPADWIRSDTF; from the coding sequence ATGATCAGGCGACTGACATTGGTGGTCCTCGCGCTGCTGCTGATCGGGCAGGCGATGCCCGTGGCGGCACAGGAGTCCGAGGATGTCAAACAGCAGCGCAAAGAGCTGGAGAAGATCCAGAAGGATGTCAGCCGGAGCCGCCAAAAGCTGGATTCATTGCGTCAGGAAGAAGCGCGCGTTCAAAAAGCGCTGACCGATTATGATAAACGTTTGGCCAAAGAACAGCAGACCCTGACGAAATTGGGGCGCGACCTGACGCGACTGCAGAAAAATATCAAGGATGCGGAGTCCCAGTTCAGTTCGCGACAGCAATCGCTTGATCTGACGCGCCGCCGCTTTCTGGGATCACTCCGCCAATTCTACCTGACAACACCGCGGCTCGCCGCCGACCTGGTGAATCATCCTTCAACAGAATATCAGACCAACCGGAAATTGATCTACCTGACGGCGTTGGTCAATTTTGAGCAGGGGAATTTGGCGCAGGCCTCGCAGATATTCGATCAGTCGTTGCAGGAACTGGAGAAGCTCTCCAGCCAGCAGGGGAAAGTAACCAAACAAAAGAAGCGTCGCGAGTCGACGGTGGCGCTGGAGAAATCCCGCAAGCAGAAACAGGAAAAGGCGCTCGACCGGCTGGTGCAAATGAAGCAACAGGAAGCCGATCGTATTACCATGCTGCAACAGGCGGCTAAGGAGATGGAGTCGATTGTCGCCCGTCTCGAGGCCAAGCAGAAGAAAAAGGCGGAGGAATCTCCGGAGACGCAGTACGAGCCGACAGTCGACTTTGCGGTTTTGCAGGGGGCATTGCGCGCGCCTTACAAAGGGACTATCACCGTTCGCTACGGCAGTTCGGTTGATGCGACCACCAAGCTGAAATCGTTCTCGCCGGGGATCACGATTCAGGGGGATCCGGGAGGGAGTGTGGCGGCGGTGGCGGCCGGGCAGGTGGCGTACACCGGGAATTTGCGCGGGTACGGGAATTTCGTTATTATCAATCACGATAACGAGCATTACACCACCTATGCCGGGTTGTCGCAGATCTTGGTCACCACCGACCAGGTGATCCGCGCGGGAGATCTGGTTGGATCGGCGAATGCCGAAGGGGTGGTGAAATTTGAATTGCGCCGGGGGAAACAGTCGCTGAACCCGGCGGACTGGATTCGCAGTGATACTTTCTGA
- a CDS encoding ATP-binding cassette domain-containing protein produces the protein MQGSLVQLSNIQVRTQRGEELFSSLSLTVETGRSAVIIGGAGSGKTTLFELLLGSQRPLSGTIELFGEQFSKPSGRQIRRIRRKIGGVGGPFSLVPSLTVTENILMPAIISGERPELQRERMLKILGEFSLLNHAGQYPSTLTRVENMLVQIARASIAYQPLMIIDEPSAGLDSRTYLRVLDYLVQASRSGRSLILLTSEKPPIEIPNSDTYEIAGGGLK, from the coding sequence GTGCAAGGATCGCTCGTTCAACTGTCTAATATCCAGGTCCGGACCCAGCGCGGAGAAGAGCTCTTTTCGTCTCTCTCGCTGACGGTTGAGACCGGTCGTTCTGCTGTCATTATCGGCGGCGCCGGCTCCGGCAAGACCACTCTTTTTGAGCTGTTGCTGGGGTCCCAGCGGCCGTTGAGCGGGACTATCGAGCTGTTCGGCGAGCAGTTCTCCAAGCCCTCGGGGCGGCAGATCCGGCGGATCCGCCGCAAGATCGGCGGGGTCGGGGGGCCATTCAGCCTGGTACCCTCGCTGACCGTGACGGAGAATATCCTGATGCCCGCGATCATATCGGGGGAGCGACCGGAACTCCAGCGGGAGCGGATGCTGAAGATCCTGGGTGAGTTTTCGCTCCTCAATCATGCCGGGCAGTATCCCTCGACGCTGACCAGGGTCGAGAATATGCTGGTGCAGATCGCGCGGGCCTCGATCGCTTACCAGCCGCTGATGATCATTGACGAACCCTCGGCGGGTCTTGATTCCAGAACCTATTTGCGGGTGCTGGACTACCTGGTGCAGGCCTCGCGGTCGGGGAGATCGCTTATTCTGCTGACCTCGGAGAAGCCGCCGATCGAAATTCCAAACAGCGACACCTATGAGATCGCCGGTGGGGGGCTGAAATGA